From the Hevea brasiliensis isolate MT/VB/25A 57/8 chromosome 13, ASM3005281v1, whole genome shotgun sequence genome, the window GTAACACAATCCAATGACACGCGAGCAACTTAGCAGTAGATAGACCTTGTGATACTGGGGATGAATGTTCTCCACTCGTCTCTCATATTTTCTTTTCTCCCTTGCATGTCCAAGTCCCCCTTTTCAGCTTTTCTATCCAAGGGTAATCCTGGTTTGCCATTATAGCAACTTCCTCCGCGTCTTTGCTTCGCCAGTTCAACAAGACCTGCCGGTCTAACAATGGCTTCAGTATCAGCTTCTTGTCTCAGGTTCCATCCTCTGCTTCTCCATTCCAACCAGGTGAAGCTTCAGTATTCCTTCGTAttttttaattacatttattAATTAGCTTTTAATTTTAATCCTAAAAACCAAACAATTAAGTCCGTTTATGAAGTTGGGACTCAGATGTCTCTTAAATCCTAGGATAAATTTTAGAACTGAATGAATTTGAGGAAACTACACATATGATATGACATTTGAGTATTTGCGTTTTGCAGCCAGCGCAGGGTAGTTTTAAGTTGGTTTCAGTGAGTTGGCCAAAGAGCTGGTTCCCTTCTTTAAAGGCCACCCGCTTCCGCGTCTCCTGTGCGGTAATTCCATCCCCTCGTCTATTCTTCTCTTCCTTGGCTATTTGAAATTGTTCAATGTACATTACAATACATATAATTGGCAGGCAAAGCCAGAGACAGTGCAGAAAGTTTGTGACATTGTACGGAAACAGCTGGTTTTGTCTCCCGAGACCCTGCTCACTCCTGAAACCAAGTTCTCAGAACTTGGTGCTGATTCCCTTGACACAGTAAGCCTTTTTGCTCTTTTCTTTGTTGTATCAATTTAACTGAAACACCATTTCAGGGAGACCTCCTCTGCTATTAAACAATTTCTGTTTTAAAAAAAGCAAGCATATGGTTGCGGCAGGTGGAGATAGTGATGGGGTTAGAGGAAGAATTTAACATTAGCGTCGAGGAGGATAGTTCTCAAAATATAACAACTGTCAAGGAAGCAGCAGACTTGATAGAAAAACTGGTTCAAAAGAAAGCAGAAGCTGGAGCTTAATTAAGCCAAGTCAAGCTCCGTGGTTTCAGAGTGGACTGTGTTAGGATCATTAACTTCGTGGATTTGTTTTGCCTTGATTATTTCCAACTTGCTCCCGGTATTCTTTGTTTAGAAGGCTAGCCAGGTTGATTTAATTTAAAGTTATGTTTATTGGTTGCGGAAGTAATGAATTATTATATGTGGCTATGACGCATATGGTTGAATCAGAGGTTGCCTAAACTGAAGCCACAAGTATCAATTCATGTGGTTCTTTCCTTTATCTATAAGCTGCTGGTTGCATCTTTCATGCGCTTGCTCATCGTCCTCCAAATTCATGATTATTACCTATCAATTTACAGAGTGAATGTGCAAGTGATCCATTGGAAGGGGAAATATTTGGAGCAGAGTGTGATTATCCATCACATTAGCCGCCCTTGATTCCATTTTATGTAATCTACTCACGAGTCATAACCTTGCAGTTCCTATGGCCGGCAAGCTTTAATAAGCCATTAATATGCCAAAATTTATGGTGTTTCTGAGCTCTCCAAACATGATGACGCGTCATGTTTACAATTGAATGTCGTCGAcggttttaaaaaataaaaacgctattttaataataatactaatgacaattaagtgaaattaaattaaatgccaATGACAATTAATTACAGAGCTCTAATTTGTTAAAGTGGTCCCACTTGTCGGGTAAAACAGGGGATGTGTGCATATGATTGTTTATCCAATGAACGGTTGCCCATTCACAGCGTCGGAAAAAGCAACAATCTGCCCTGGAACCGTCGACACGTCACCGATGTAACGGGCTGCCGTGAAAGAATCGGGCACGTCACCACTTTTTTAGATCTACCAACGGCTGACCCTCAATAAGTTATTCAATGCTACCCGTATTTACAGTATTTATAGAATACTCGTGAGTGTAGAAATACATTAAgaaatgattaaaatttatttaatattttttaaataaaaaatatatattatgagACGAAAAGAATAATTTTTAACGCATAACTGAGTATAAGTGCAAGAAAACACTGGGTATATGTGCACTTgagttattattatataaatttccCCCTCCACTCTCTATTCAGCAGACACGATCCTCTTATTCCTCTCCCGTGAAATTAGCATGAGCCTCAACCCAAAATCAAACGACCTGCCGTTTGTTCAAACCTGCACATTTCAATATCATTTCAACATCAGCTCTTCTTCTTCTTGACAGTTGACTCCGACTAAAGACAAAACCATCCTCccggctctctctctctctctctctctctctcccccccctTCCCTAGCTTCTCCAAATCCTCGCTTCGCTACATGTTCCTATACATAGATATATAAATACTCTTTCAGATGGACCGGAGGGCGACGGAGAGACCGGTCTACTCACGGCAATGGAGTGGTGGTTCTAGTAGCACGGGATCATCCTCGCCAGCGGTATCTCCGGCGCACCCTAGCTTGCGGCTAGGGTCAGGTATGTCCACCATCAAGCGTACTCAAAACGTTGCAGCGAAGGCCGCGGCGCAGCGGCTTGCTCAAGTGATGGCGTCGCAGACAGCCGACGACGATGAGGAGGATGACGATCTAGGGTTCCGATTCAGTGCTCCGCCACCCCCTGCTCCGTCGAGTTTCAGCAGCAGTCTTAATCACAGTGGAAGTAATAGTGTTACTCCATCTATTTCGGTTGCTAGAGCTAATAGATCTCCCTCTCATGCGGTAATTGAGGGAGCTTAATGCCTTATACGCTGTGCATTTGAATTGTCATTAAAGACAACATATGAGTTTGATTCTTCAAATTTAGCGGCCTCTATTGTTTTGGTAATAGAGAATTAGAGATTGGAAATTCTTAGGCATATCATCCATTTACAGTGTTTAGATGTGCTATTGCTAGCAGCAATTGCCATAGTGATAGATCTCGGCGTTATGTGTCATTTACAAGTCTTTTTTGGTGATATGTAAATATATTACCGActaaaaagtgaaaaaaaaaagaaataatattcCAATTTGATTTTACTTCAGTTCAAGTTAACTTGGTGCGTTAATATTTGAGTTTAGGGATGCAATGTTGTTATCTTTGctttgtttttttaatttaactttgaagcttttgtttgagttGATTTAGGTGCCGTTGCGGTTGACCTGAATGTGGCTAATTAGAACTTTGATATTTTAATTAGTTAGGTCGAAACTTTGCAGAGCATGTTCCTTCTGTGCGTTCCACAGCTGCTGGAAGGCCATCAATGTCTATTCGTACAGCAACATTGGTACCACCAAGTAACCCATCATTAAGAACTCCCATTTCTATACCTCCCATTGAGCCTCCCTCTAATAGGAACAaagagaaaaggtcagtgaactctttatcatttttattatttgtttttatttttctctacTGGATTTGAATGAAGCTTATGGCACATACTTCAGGGTTTTGCTTTAAAATTAATTGGTTTTGATTTGAACTTCCATTTATGGAGTACATGGATGTGTGTGTTGGTGCCTGTTCCCAATGAGAGGTGACAATTCAATGACAATGTCCTTAAGAAGTACCAAAGTTCACTTAATTTAACTCGGTGCAATTTTGTGGATTCATATGTGTGTCTGGGCCTTCATAAAGGTGGTTGTGGGTGTAATAAGTTTATCCATctgtaaattaaaaattttcagtgTAATGTGAGGTTAACAAGCCTTAATTTATACTTAATTCACAGTTAATTGACGTCAGTTGATGCTATGCTTTTCTTTCATTGAAAATTTACCATTGCCAACTATTTCAGGTTTACTTCAGATGTGGGACAACTCAAGACAAAAGATGCAGGAGATCAGCGTGAAGCTTCAGCTCTTCGTGATGAGGTATGTCTTGTCACCGATCATTCATAACAAACACATACAATCTCCTTGGTTTAATGGAGATAACTATGAATGGGTTAAGCAAGAAATATGCTCGAAGCTAACAGCTAAATTTTGTAGCTTGATATGTTACAAGAAGAGAATGAAGTTATACTTGACAAGGTGAGCAATCCCCCAGCCAAATGTAATTGGTTATTTTGGCCATGTTCTTTTATTTTCAACACTTATGCCTGAGCTTGCTGTACAGCTTCGTTGTGCAGAAGAAAGACGTGAGGAGGCTGAAGCTAGAGCTAGGGAGCTTGAGAAACAGGTCATTTATGGTAGTTAATAAGAAATTTTCATATTGGATTATGTTGACACTAGCATATGTTGCTAAGCTTTCTTGTTCTTTATTAGTAAACATTGGTTTTGGTCTTAACCATAAATGTGAAAAAGGGAAGTGTCCTTTTGAGGATAAG encodes:
- the LOC110671839 gene encoding acyl carrier protein 4, chloroplastic, which codes for MASVSASCLRFHPLLLHSNQPAQGSFKLVSVSWPKSWFPSLKATRFRVSCAAKPETVQKVCDIVRKQLVLSPETLLTPETKFSELGADSLDTVEIVMGLEEEFNISVEEDSSQNITTVKEAADLIEKLVQKKAEAGA